The DNA segment GTTATTTCTGATATCTCATGAGATATTTCCATTATCATCTGAGCGGTTTTATCGGCTGCAGCTGCCATTTCTTCTGTTGATGCACTTTGTTCTTCTGCACTTGCAGATAAATCTTCTATTCTTTGATTGATATTTTCTACTTTAAATAATATTTTTTTGAATTTTTCTTTTACTATATCTGCATTATTTTCTACTTCATTTATAACTTTTACTGTATCTTCTGTTGCTTTATTTGCATCTTGTGCTCCTTCTTTTATTTCGGTTAGTATTTGTGCTATTTCTTCTGTCGCTTTTTTACTTTCTTCAGCAAGTTTCCTTATTTCATCAGCTACTACAGCAAATCCTTTTCCTGCTTCTCCTGCTCTTGCCGCTTCTATTGCAGCATTTAATGCTAATAGATTTGTTTGTTCTGTTATGTTTGTTATGGTGTCTACTATTTCTCCTATGTTTTTAGCTTTTGCTGCTAATACTTCTACTGTTTTTTCTGTTTCTTTTGATTTTTCTACTGCACTGTCTATTATTTTTATTATTTCTGTTATTGATTTTTCTCCTTCTTTTGTTAATTGTGTTGTTTCATTTGCTTCTTGGGCTATTTCTAAGGATATACTTGATACATTTTGTGCAGCAATTGATACATCATTTACTCCAGATGTAAGTTCCTCTGTTGTTGCAGCTGCATTTTCCGTATTCACTTCTATTGTTTTCGCCTTTTCTAATATTCCTTCATTTACTGATGTATTTTTTTCAGATATTTTTGTTAACGTTTCCGATGATTCATCTATTTTTCTACCTGCTTCTAATAACCATTTTATTGTATCACTTAATTTATCTGCCATATTTTGTAATGAATTTGCTATCATAGTTGTTTCATCTTTCCCTTTTGAGTCAAATTTTATTGTAAAGTTACCTAAAGCAAATTCATCTACTTTTTGGCTTAAATCAATTAATGGCTTTGATATTCTCTTAGCAAACATTAACGTTATTATAGTAGCTACTAACAAAATTATAATTGTTGTTGTCATTAATATTAACTTAATTTTTTCAGAGTTTTCAAATGCTTCTTTTGTTGATATTTCTGATATAAATGCCCAATTTATTTCCTTGTAATTGAACGGTGCATATGCAGCTAATACTTTTTCACCTTTAAAATTGGTTGATATTTCCCACCCGGTTTCTCCTTTTAATGCTTTTTCAACATAATTTGTATCAACTTTTTGTTCTAATATTGTTTCTTTATCTGGTAAATTATTTCTCATTATTTTATCTGATCCCACTGCATAACTTATACCAGTATCTCCCATTCCATTTT comes from the Marinitoga litoralis genome and includes:
- a CDS encoding methyl-accepting chemotaxis protein, which gives rise to MKFKGKFISLVLLILIVSFSTLYFISTTQSQRTLEESFVNKLIVARDSKIMFLQKTLSDIEKDIIYISELPSVLQELNNFYVGEGYYKGLGDFDKFLKGLQLIFYENNPYTQREKLDNIFYDDNFDQSSISSDIIYNMYTYINTHEIINPILRKLINTKEIYYDIFYITPDGYILYSTKKNKDFATNVETGEFKDTSLGDLYNILKEKNDDNVHFSDIKYYTAGDEEYGFFVGKRVVYENENIGYLIVHILHEGYEYAFKNKNGMGDTGISYAVGSDKIMRNNLPDKETILEQKVDTNYVEKALKGETGWEISTNFKGEKVLAAYAPFNYKEINWAFISEISTKEAFENSEKIKLILMTTTIIILLVATIITLMFAKRISKPLIDLSQKVDEFALGNFTIKFDSKGKDETTMIANSLQNMADKLSDTIKWLLEAGRKIDESSETLTKISEKNTSVNEGILEKAKTIEVNTENAAATTEELTSGVNDVSIAAQNVSSISLEIAQEANETTQLTKEGEKSITEIIKIIDSAVEKSKETEKTVEVLAAKAKNIGEIVDTITNITEQTNLLALNAAIEAARAGEAGKGFAVVADEIRKLAEESKKATEEIAQILTEIKEGAQDANKATEDTVKVINEVENNADIVKEKFKKILFKVENINQRIEDLSASAEEQSASTEEMAAAADKTAQMIMEISHEISEITKEIEKESKEIDEVNKKANELEKLVDQLNARLNQFKI